The proteins below come from a single Halostagnicola larsenii XH-48 genomic window:
- a CDS encoding GNAT family N-acetyltransferase: MTTGSDADAVEIRRATHDDYEDVAAFTGRIWANRGGDYIPDVYHDWLEDDDETGKKTFLAELEGDVAGIVQGVMLSPEEAWFQGMRVNPAYQRRGVSQRLNEASFEWARRRGATIGRVMVFSWNSPSLGAARKSGFEPITEFRFATPEPDADASGPLSVSSDPADAWRFWHESDARDHLRGLGMALEQSWALRELTREDFSRVADETALFVVEGGESADGFATRDRNGARAIAYRTRTMEPPDDGEETTLAEYGVGAWADVDAARSLFAAIARDAAAIGADETRVLIPETAEYVSDASYAGVGVADEPDFVLGIDLSGA; this comes from the coding sequence ATGACAACAGGTTCAGACGCCGATGCCGTGGAAATCCGCCGCGCGACCCACGACGATTACGAGGACGTGGCCGCGTTCACCGGCCGGATCTGGGCGAACCGGGGCGGCGATTACATCCCCGACGTCTACCACGACTGGCTCGAGGACGACGACGAGACGGGAAAGAAGACGTTCCTCGCCGAACTCGAGGGCGACGTGGCCGGCATCGTTCAGGGGGTCATGCTCTCGCCCGAGGAGGCCTGGTTTCAGGGCATGCGCGTCAATCCCGCCTACCAGCGCCGGGGCGTCAGCCAGCGGCTCAACGAGGCGTCCTTCGAGTGGGCTCGCCGGCGGGGCGCGACGATCGGTCGCGTGATGGTCTTCTCGTGGAACTCGCCGTCGCTCGGGGCGGCCCGAAAGAGCGGCTTCGAACCGATCACGGAGTTTCGCTTCGCCACCCCCGAACCCGACGCGGACGCGTCCGGGCCGCTATCGGTCTCGAGCGATCCCGCCGACGCGTGGCGCTTCTGGCACGAAAGCGACGCCCGCGATCACCTCCGCGGGCTCGGGATGGCGCTCGAGCAAAGCTGGGCGCTCAGGGAACTCACGCGCGAGGACTTCTCGAGGGTCGCCGATGAAACGGCGCTGTTCGTGGTCGAGGGCGGCGAATCCGCCGACGGCTTCGCGACGCGCGACCGGAACGGTGCCCGCGCGATTGCCTATCGAACGCGAACCATGGAGCCACCCGACGACGGCGAAGAGACGACCCTCGCCGAGTACGGCGTCGGAGCTTGGGCGGATGTCGACGCGGCGCGGTCGCTGTTCGCGGCCATCGCTCGAGACGCCGCGGCGATCGGAGCCGACGAGACTCGAGTGTTGATCCCCGAAACGGCCGAATACGTTAGCGACGCCTCCTACGCCGGCGTTGGCGTCGCGGACGAGCCCGATTTCGTTCTGGGGATCGACCTGAGCGGCGCTTGA
- a CDS encoding ubiquitin-like small modifier protein 1 yields MNWKLFADLAELAGDKHVSVDVEDGATVEDALEALLADRPALEDRVLEDGELRSQINILRNGTNVLTQEEGLETDLEAGDELALFPPVSGG; encoded by the coding sequence ATGAACTGGAAGCTGTTCGCCGACCTCGCCGAACTGGCGGGTGACAAACACGTCTCCGTCGACGTCGAGGACGGTGCGACGGTCGAAGACGCCCTCGAGGCGCTGCTCGCGGATCGACCGGCGCTCGAGGATCGGGTGCTCGAAGACGGCGAGTTGCGATCGCAGATCAACATCCTCCGCAACGGAACGAACGTCCTGACACAGGAGGAGGGCCTCGAGACGGACCTGGAAGCGGGCGACGAACTGGCGCTGTTTCCGCCCGTCAGCGGCGGATAG
- a CDS encoding helix-turn-helix domain-containing protein, which produces MSVIAEFSVRSEDFALHGALTAAPNMIVEIERIVATQKDRVMPYFWVSGGDQSEFETAFRDDDSVQNITAVDDVEDAKLYRTEWTENIQAVVFAYVEIGATILQATGRGERWELRMRFDDRDTLSEFQTYCDEREISFELTGLTEQEEPMASSQYNLTSKQRETLVTALEAGYYNVPQKVTMSDLADELGITQQALSKRFHAGHRNLITSVLTVGRPDDK; this is translated from the coding sequence ATGAGCGTTATTGCGGAGTTTTCGGTCAGATCGGAGGATTTCGCGTTACACGGTGCGCTCACCGCAGCTCCGAACATGATCGTCGAAATCGAGCGAATCGTTGCAACACAGAAAGACCGGGTGATGCCCTACTTTTGGGTCAGCGGCGGCGACCAATCCGAATTCGAAACCGCGTTCCGCGACGACGATTCCGTACAGAATATCACCGCCGTCGACGACGTGGAGGACGCCAAACTCTATCGCACCGAGTGGACCGAGAACATCCAGGCGGTCGTCTTCGCGTACGTCGAAATCGGCGCAACGATCCTTCAGGCTACCGGACGCGGCGAACGGTGGGAACTACGGATGCGCTTTGACGACCGTGATACGTTGTCGGAATTCCAGACGTACTGCGACGAGCGGGAGATCTCGTTCGAACTCACCGGTCTTACCGAGCAAGAAGAGCCGATGGCGAGTTCCCAGTACAACCTCACGTCGAAACAACGCGAAACGCTGGTTACTGCGCTCGAGGCGGGGTACTACAACGTCCCGCAGAAAGTGACGATGAGCGACCTGGCGGACGAACTCGGGATCACACAACAGGCGCTTTCGAAGCGATTTCACGCCGGTCATCGGAATCTCATTACGAGCGTATTGACCGTCGGCCGTCCCGACGACAAGTAA
- a CDS encoding NAD-binding protein: MSGERSLEWLPSDWKWLVTTRVAVGLALVVALLSVVTGVIQIGQSSVGSGPLAGEVPVVVQETVGFTGALTGFLMVGSTLALRRGLRAGWYATLILLPVTAIQGLLQVSEYSYPLVFLSVLTIPFLLASRNRFDKKLSLTTTQLAAGAALVGVQAYGTFGSYTLRESFDGINTLLDAFYFTLITSSTVGYGDIGPQTQGAILFTMSVVVLGVASFGIAIGALVGPAIQARISKTLGIMSDSKIELIDRHVLVLGYGELTEPIVDELATSGESFAVVTDDEHAAESLAEHEVPVVVANPSDEEPLERAHIERARAILVATDTDAEDALTILTARQLAPETPIISAATDRENIPKLERAGADTVISPAVLGGHLLVRSALGEDDSDLIDRIVSDE, translated from the coding sequence ATGAGCGGCGAGCGCTCGCTCGAGTGGCTCCCGAGCGACTGGAAGTGGCTGGTGACGACGCGGGTAGCCGTCGGGCTCGCCCTCGTGGTCGCGTTGTTGTCGGTCGTTACCGGGGTTATCCAGATCGGCCAGTCGAGTGTCGGCAGCGGTCCGCTCGCCGGGGAGGTCCCGGTCGTCGTCCAGGAAACGGTCGGATTTACCGGCGCGCTGACCGGCTTTCTGATGGTCGGAAGTACACTCGCCCTGCGACGCGGCCTGCGAGCCGGCTGGTACGCGACGCTGATCCTCCTCCCGGTGACGGCGATTCAGGGGTTGTTGCAGGTCAGCGAGTACTCCTATCCGCTCGTCTTTCTCTCCGTGCTCACGATCCCGTTCCTGCTCGCCAGCCGCAATCGATTCGACAAGAAACTCTCCCTGACGACGACCCAGCTGGCCGCCGGGGCCGCGCTCGTCGGCGTGCAGGCCTACGGTACGTTCGGCTCCTACACGTTGCGCGAGAGCTTCGACGGAATCAACACCCTACTCGACGCCTTCTACTTTACGCTCATCACCTCGAGCACCGTCGGCTACGGCGATATCGGTCCGCAGACCCAGGGTGCCATCTTGTTTACGATGTCCGTCGTCGTCCTCGGTGTCGCCAGCTTCGGTATCGCGATCGGTGCCCTCGTCGGCCCTGCGATTCAGGCTCGTATCTCGAAAACCTTGGGAATCATGTCAGACTCAAAGATAGAACTCATCGACCGACACGTCCTCGTGCTCGGCTACGGCGAACTGACAGAACCGATCGTCGACGAACTCGCGACCAGCGGCGAATCGTTCGCCGTCGTCACGGACGACGAACACGCGGCCGAATCGCTCGCAGAGCACGAGGTCCCGGTCGTCGTCGCCAACCCCAGCGACGAAGAACCCCTCGAGCGAGCCCACATCGAACGGGCTCGAGCGATCCTCGTCGCGACGGATACGGACGCCGAAGACGCGCTGACGATCCTTACGGCTCGCCAACTCGCACCCGAGACGCCAATTATCTCCGCCGCGACGGACCGCGAAAACATTCCGAAACTCGAGCGCGCGGGGGCGGATACGGTTATCAGCCCGGCCGTACTCGGCGGTCATCTGCTCGTCCGATCCGCGCTGGGAGAGGACGACTCGGATCTCATCGATCGGATCGTCAGCGACGAGTGA
- the deoC gene encoding deoxyribose-phosphate aldolase — protein sequence MDRHELAPLIDHTVLGPETTPADIEAVLDDAAAYGMNACIPPYHLEEATSYAPDVTLATVIGFPHGQNDHDTKRREGVLAWKAGADELDVVINVGRLQAGELEAVAAELEELVAAVPIPVKAIIETALLTDEQKHDACQAAVDADATMVKTSTGFADGGATVEDVELMSEYLPVKASGGVGSYEKAMEMIEAGAERIGASSGVEVLEDAPE from the coding sequence ATGGACCGGCACGAACTCGCACCCCTGATCGACCACACCGTCCTCGGCCCCGAAACGACGCCCGCTGACATCGAAGCCGTCCTCGATGACGCCGCGGCGTACGGCATGAACGCCTGTATCCCGCCGTACCATCTCGAGGAAGCCACGTCGTACGCGCCCGACGTAACGCTCGCGACGGTCATCGGCTTTCCCCACGGACAGAACGACCACGACACGAAACGCCGCGAGGGCGTCCTGGCGTGGAAGGCCGGCGCGGATGAACTCGACGTCGTGATCAACGTCGGCCGGCTGCAAGCGGGTGAACTCGAGGCCGTCGCCGCGGAACTCGAGGAACTCGTCGCCGCCGTGCCGATCCCGGTGAAGGCGATCATCGAGACGGCGCTGTTGACCGACGAGCAGAAACACGACGCCTGTCAGGCGGCCGTCGATGCAGACGCCACGATGGTCAAAACCTCGACCGGGTTTGCCGATGGGGGCGCGACCGTCGAGGACGTCGAGCTCATGAGCGAGTACCTCCCCGTCAAAGCCAGCGGCGGCGTCGGGAGCTACGAGAAGGCGATGGAGATGATCGAGGCCGGTGCCGAGCGGATCGGGGCCTCGAGCGGCGTCGAGGTTCTCGAGGACGCTCCCGAGTAG
- a CDS encoding DUF63 family protein encodes MVLPEGFAVPPLELLVPLLCAFVAALALVWKTAPPVTDRTVLAFAPWMVLGSTFYVLYQVAAVPEAVSPLFGAPVVYVTTATLAGFVWIGGLSLHRAGFSQSAETVLGAVGAVCFVGAAGYALRTGLETGTLEAFWPGVSVILAAILTALAWVGVSQWASETAALTGTTGILVVFGHALDGVSTAVGYSVLGASESVPASQLILAAGKALPTAEYIGAGWLFVVVKLALALAVVGLFKEYVRDAPRQARLLLAFIAAVGLGPGVHNVLLFTIA; translated from the coding sequence ATGGTGCTCCCAGAGGGATTCGCCGTCCCGCCGCTGGAACTTCTGGTGCCGCTCTTGTGCGCCTTCGTCGCTGCCCTCGCACTGGTGTGGAAAACAGCTCCGCCCGTGACCGACCGGACGGTGCTCGCGTTCGCGCCCTGGATGGTACTGGGATCGACGTTCTACGTGCTCTATCAGGTCGCCGCCGTCCCCGAGGCGGTCAGTCCGTTGTTCGGTGCGCCGGTCGTCTACGTGACGACGGCGACGCTCGCGGGATTCGTCTGGATCGGCGGTCTATCCCTCCACCGAGCAGGATTCTCGCAGTCTGCTGAGACCGTGCTCGGCGCAGTCGGTGCCGTCTGCTTCGTCGGCGCTGCGGGCTACGCCCTGCGAACCGGTCTCGAAACCGGGACGCTCGAGGCCTTTTGGCCCGGTGTCTCGGTCATCCTTGCGGCGATTCTCACCGCGCTCGCCTGGGTCGGAGTGAGCCAGTGGGCGAGTGAAACCGCGGCGCTAACGGGCACGACGGGAATTCTCGTCGTCTTCGGGCACGCACTCGACGGCGTTTCGACCGCCGTCGGCTACAGCGTTCTCGGCGCGAGCGAGAGCGTTCCCGCCTCGCAACTGATCCTCGCCGCCGGCAAGGCGCTCCCGACGGCCGAGTATATCGGCGCTGGCTGGCTGTTCGTCGTCGTCAAGCTCGCGCTCGCGCTGGCCGTCGTCGGCCTGTTCAAAGAGTACGTTCGCGACGCGCCGCGACAGGCGCGGCTCCTGCTCGCCTTCATCGCCGCCGTCGGGCTCGGCCCCGGCGTTCACAACGTGTTGCTCTTTACGATCGCCTGA
- a CDS encoding carbohydrate kinase family protein, which yields MVTVLTAGHVNWDVTLRVDRFPEPDGEAAIRSRHQSGGGSAANVATALSGLEIETGIIGSVGDDEHGISARRDLEQSGISLDGLHVVEDAATSVKYLLVTDSGAVSVLGNDGVNEAIGPEDVDPEPIQSADHIHLTGQRPDTAAEIARLGTQSGSTVSFDPGRRLGDREYTETLALADIIFANDRELETMVDTDDDVAAFTEGTVVAKHGQDGGKVHTPDGSFVHDGFEVDPVDTSGAGDAFAAGFIASHFRTGDPKAALEYANACGALAASRAGPRSAPTIDAVETFLESRG from the coding sequence ATGGTCACGGTGCTCACCGCCGGTCACGTCAACTGGGACGTGACCCTTCGCGTCGATAGATTCCCCGAACCTGACGGCGAGGCAGCTATTCGATCCCGGCACCAATCCGGAGGCGGGAGCGCCGCCAACGTCGCGACCGCGCTGTCGGGACTCGAGATCGAGACGGGTATCATCGGAAGCGTCGGCGACGACGAACACGGGATCTCGGCCCGGCGAGACCTCGAACAGTCGGGGATCTCGCTCGACGGGCTTCACGTCGTCGAGGACGCCGCGACCTCCGTGAAGTACCTCCTCGTCACCGACTCGGGTGCGGTTTCCGTGCTCGGAAACGACGGCGTCAACGAAGCGATCGGCCCCGAGGATGTCGATCCCGAACCGATCCAGTCGGCTGACCACATCCACCTGACGGGACAACGACCCGACACGGCCGCCGAAATCGCGCGGCTGGGAACGCAGTCGGGGTCGACCGTGAGCTTCGATCCGGGCCGTCGGCTCGGCGACCGCGAGTACACTGAAACGCTCGCGCTGGCCGACATCATCTTCGCGAACGACCGGGAACTCGAGACGATGGTCGATACCGACGACGACGTCGCGGCGTTTACCGAAGGGACGGTCGTCGCCAAACACGGGCAAGACGGCGGGAAGGTCCACACGCCGGACGGATCGTTCGTCCACGACGGATTCGAAGTCGACCCCGTCGATACGAGCGGCGCAGGCGACGCCTTCGCCGCGGGCTTTATCGCCTCGCACTTTCGAACGGGAGATCCGAAAGCCGCGCTCGAGTACGCAAACGCCTGTGGCGCGCTCGCCGCGAGTCGAGCTGGCCCGCGAAGCGCGCCGACGATCGACGCCGTCGAAACCTTTCTCGAGTCTCGAGGGTGA
- a CDS encoding HalOD1 output domain-containing protein encodes MMKGTPWASAPGDNRTHVQYDRRDDEPPSVAVATALASFHNEDVTAGSTQLYQYIDPDALDDLFESTFGGVDRAAGTVRFEVDDAIVVVRPERVHVYAAH; translated from the coding sequence ATGATGAAAGGTACCCCCTGGGCGTCTGCACCTGGAGACAACCGCACGCACGTCCAATACGACAGACGCGACGACGAGCCGCCGAGCGTCGCCGTTGCAACGGCACTCGCATCGTTTCACAACGAGGACGTGACCGCTGGCAGTACCCAACTCTACCAGTACATCGACCCCGACGCGCTCGACGACCTCTTCGAGAGCACCTTCGGCGGGGTCGACCGAGCGGCCGGAACGGTTCGGTTCGAGGTCGACGACGCAATCGTCGTGGTCCGGCCCGAACGAGTTCACGTTTACGCTGCCCACTGA
- a CDS encoding nucleoside phosphorylase, with amino-acid sequence MATQPHLLVDEGDLTDIALIPGDPGRVDRIASHCDDSETIAQNREYKVVNATYDGQELTICSTGIGCPSAAIAIEELANVGVETFVRVGTTGALQSDIEIGDMIVATGAAKNEGTSKRYEAVEYPAVPDYEVLSSLVDAAEANGEDVHVGPIASDDAYYAETSEHVDDWEDAGLLSVEMEAAAVFSLARRKGLRAGAICTVDGNLVEGTQKGTDTEDDELPEKAKNNVGRAIDLALEAATEL; translated from the coding sequence ATGGCGACACAACCGCATTTACTCGTCGATGAGGGCGACCTGACGGATATCGCGTTGATCCCCGGCGATCCGGGACGCGTCGATCGAATCGCGAGCCACTGCGACGACTCAGAGACCATCGCACAGAACCGCGAGTACAAGGTCGTCAACGCGACCTACGATGGCCAGGAACTAACCATCTGCTCGACCGGGATCGGCTGTCCGTCGGCCGCCATCGCCATAGAGGAGCTGGCGAACGTCGGCGTCGAGACGTTCGTTCGCGTCGGGACGACCGGCGCACTCCAGTCCGACATCGAAATCGGCGACATGATCGTCGCGACGGGCGCGGCCAAAAACGAGGGAACGAGCAAGCGGTACGAGGCCGTCGAGTACCCGGCCGTTCCGGACTACGAGGTGCTCTCCTCGCTCGTCGACGCCGCTGAGGCGAACGGCGAAGACGTTCACGTCGGCCCCATTGCAAGCGACGACGCCTACTACGCGGAAACGTCCGAACACGTCGATGACTGGGAAGACGCGGGGCTGCTCTCGGTCGAGATGGAAGCCGCCGCGGTCTTCTCGCTTGCGCGCCGCAAGGGGCTGCGCGCGGGCGCGATCTGTACCGTCGACGGCAACCTCGTCGAGGGTACGCAGAAAGGAACCGACACCGAAGACGACGAACTGCCCGAGAAAGCGAAGAACAACGTCGGCCGAGCGATCGATCTTGCACTCGAGGCCGCGACCGAACTCTAG
- a CDS encoding GNAT family N-acetyltransferase: MNTHPTFAFDDPVQQRVYEYVERNGAVPPDELARAIRVDAGGSQSKPARSAEYRQQVRLSSERLQDALDELKRGGYLLETDGHLRISVTAPERTAELEDGIVRIRPARETDRDGLVDAMREVASEERYIVAENVAERLERDSALVRANEDRSRVFFVAEFEPDADTESEPRSDVVGWLHLDAPELPSLRHTAEVTVGVRPEIRREGVGSELLEYGLEWAKDAGYRKITQNLPATNERAIEFLADQGWQREGERERQYCIDGSFADEVLLGTWLE, from the coding sequence ATGAACACCCATCCGACGTTTGCGTTCGACGACCCCGTACAGCAGCGGGTGTACGAATACGTCGAGCGAAACGGCGCTGTCCCGCCCGACGAACTCGCTCGAGCGATCCGCGTCGACGCGGGCGGGTCGCAGTCGAAACCGGCCCGGTCAGCAGAGTACCGCCAGCAGGTTCGGCTCTCGAGCGAACGACTACAAGACGCGCTCGACGAGCTGAAGAGGGGCGGCTACCTCCTCGAGACCGATGGCCACCTGCGGATCAGCGTGACCGCGCCGGAGCGAACCGCGGAACTCGAGGACGGTATCGTTCGAATCCGTCCGGCGCGGGAGACAGACCGCGATGGGCTCGTCGACGCGATGCGGGAGGTTGCAAGCGAGGAACGGTACATCGTTGCAGAGAACGTGGCCGAACGACTCGAGCGCGACTCGGCGCTCGTCCGGGCCAACGAAGACCGCTCGCGCGTGTTCTTCGTCGCCGAGTTCGAACCGGACGCCGACACGGAATCCGAACCCCGGTCCGACGTCGTCGGGTGGCTCCACCTCGACGCACCGGAGCTGCCGTCGCTTCGCCACACCGCCGAGGTTACCGTCGGCGTTCGCCCCGAGATTCGTCGGGAAGGAGTGGGTTCGGAACTCCTCGAGTACGGCCTCGAGTGGGCGAAAGACGCCGGCTACCGAAAGATCACGCAGAACCTGCCGGCGACGAACGAGCGGGCGATCGAGTTTCTCGCGGATCAGGGCTGGCAGCGAGAAGGCGAGCGCGAGCGACAGTACTGCATCGACGGCTCGTTCGCCGACGAAGTGCTGCTTGGAACCTGGCTCGAGTAG
- a CDS encoding alkaline phosphatase PhoX: MPEFTRRNLMASSMAAAVGAGVVGTAGAADRPDEHDTPTAPYVNGELKRFSTTARGAEVTGPFVFETGELLYSLQHPSEDNPEPFDWGGVGVVDDFRFTFDGNNDDFEELAPPRTNAEQAQVQTAGGQYRLLVRTGDEINGGTERFGHPQTPDGTDIADVVEEGYEGVGDQPDMNFFVSTNDEGTEGYLFTNNETRPGAISRTPLSRDEDGYWQADLENAMELENTEAFREVGGTKINCYGDLSPWETPLSAEEEYGHPRVGGLATVSDIVEEGSGVGLRGGSEFWNRPNILGVENALVEIFGEEESWYPMGLSNNRGTEKIAYHLGAEPVDIEDGEDTPQPIGDDVFPNRYRYGKIVEITEPTSDEPIPVKHHVFGRSSWECPEVLPDERTVYLAADGGAKGLYKFVADEPIPEYESRADVSGTLFAIKATEVGEGPVAETDLEVEWLELGSASNAEVESWITDYDDVTQVDYLETHAETDWEDDLEAALAEADEEVAINGNRDYITDEEIVEWARQYEERGPDEVDENLRRVPFLETRAAAKEIGASIEFNKAEGIDSHDDAEPGDFIYFGISSLSGYMTDEKGELRFDEVDSGIVYRAELEAGYDVSRLEPIVVGPNASDPESLKDVSLINVDNVMVMDDGRVLLCEDKGGFGRSYANDTLWVYEPPATLHVDSLGVSQEATGEVDLTLSSVPDGLAGGRITASVEHTDVAEITGANYADGIELTADPTVSDDGSTIEFRFADIGNGIESGERNVTLASIELEGVGAGTTDITLEVHTMDDDSGMPIDPQPRPGVVVTGPPSLGGGPGGRPPTDPNGDGTFEDVNGNGRLDYDDVVVLFENIEGDSVRLNDEAFDFNENGRIDYNDIVALAGEL; this comes from the coding sequence ATGCCCGAATTTACCAGACGTAATCTGATGGCATCGTCGATGGCAGCGGCGGTCGGTGCCGGCGTGGTCGGTACCGCTGGCGCGGCGGATCGACCGGACGAACACGACACGCCGACGGCGCCGTACGTCAACGGAGAACTCAAACGCTTCTCGACGACGGCGCGCGGTGCCGAGGTGACCGGGCCGTTCGTCTTCGAAACGGGCGAGTTGCTCTACAGCCTACAGCACCCGAGCGAAGACAACCCCGAACCGTTCGACTGGGGCGGCGTCGGCGTCGTCGACGACTTCCGATTCACGTTCGACGGGAACAACGACGACTTCGAGGAGCTAGCACCGCCGCGGACGAACGCAGAACAAGCCCAGGTGCAGACGGCCGGCGGACAGTATCGTCTCCTCGTTCGGACGGGAGACGAGATCAACGGCGGGACCGAGCGATTCGGCCACCCGCAAACCCCCGACGGAACCGACATCGCCGACGTCGTCGAGGAGGGCTACGAGGGCGTCGGCGACCAGCCCGACATGAACTTCTTCGTCTCGACGAACGACGAGGGAACCGAGGGATACCTCTTTACCAACAACGAGACGCGCCCCGGCGCGATCTCGCGAACGCCGCTCTCGCGCGACGAGGACGGCTACTGGCAGGCCGACCTCGAGAACGCGATGGAACTCGAGAACACCGAGGCGTTCCGCGAGGTCGGCGGAACGAAGATCAACTGCTACGGCGACCTCAGTCCGTGGGAGACGCCGCTGTCGGCCGAAGAGGAGTACGGCCACCCGCGGGTTGGCGGCCTGGCGACGGTCAGCGACATCGTCGAGGAAGGCAGCGGGGTCGGCCTCCGCGGCGGAAGTGAGTTCTGGAACCGCCCGAATATTCTCGGCGTCGAGAACGCTCTCGTGGAAATCTTCGGTGAAGAGGAGAGCTGGTACCCGATGGGGCTGAGCAACAACAGAGGCACCGAGAAGATCGCCTACCATCTCGGCGCCGAACCGGTCGACATCGAAGACGGCGAGGACACGCCCCAGCCCATCGGCGACGACGTGTTCCCGAATCGCTACCGCTACGGTAAGATCGTCGAGATCACCGAGCCGACGAGCGACGAGCCGATCCCCGTCAAACACCACGTCTTCGGCCGGTCGTCGTGGGAATGCCCCGAAGTCCTGCCCGACGAGCGGACGGTCTATCTGGCCGCCGACGGCGGCGCGAAGGGGCTCTACAAGTTCGTCGCCGACGAGCCGATTCCGGAGTACGAGAGCCGAGCGGACGTCAGCGGCACGCTCTTCGCCATAAAAGCGACCGAAGTCGGCGAGGGTCCCGTCGCCGAGACGGACCTCGAGGTCGAGTGGCTCGAGCTGGGCAGCGCGAGCAACGCCGAAGTCGAGTCCTGGATCACGGACTACGACGACGTGACGCAGGTCGACTACCTCGAGACCCACGCCGAGACCGACTGGGAGGACGACCTCGAGGCCGCCCTCGCCGAGGCCGACGAGGAAGTCGCCATCAACGGCAATCGGGACTATATCACCGACGAGGAGATCGTCGAGTGGGCCCGGCAGTACGAAGAACGCGGTCCCGATGAGGTCGACGAAAACCTGCGCCGCGTTCCGTTCCTCGAGACCCGCGCCGCCGCCAAGGAGATCGGAGCCAGCATCGAGTTCAACAAGGCCGAAGGGATCGACTCCCACGACGACGCCGAACCCGGCGACTTCATCTACTTCGGCATCTCCTCGCTCAGCGGATACATGACCGACGAGAAGGGAGAACTCCGGTTCGACGAGGTCGACAGCGGCATCGTCTACCGCGCCGAACTCGAGGCCGGATACGACGTCTCGAGACTCGAACCGATCGTCGTCGGCCCGAACGCGAGCGACCCCGAGTCGCTGAAGGACGTCTCGCTGATCAACGTCGACAACGTGATGGTGATGGACGACGGCCGCGTCCTGCTCTGTGAGGACAAGGGCGGATTCGGCCGCTCGTATGCCAACGACACCCTGTGGGTCTACGAGCCGCCGGCAACGCTCCACGTCGACTCCCTCGGAGTCAGTCAGGAGGCGACGGGCGAGGTCGATCTGACGCTCTCGTCGGTTCCCGACGGACTCGCGGGCGGGCGCATCACCGCGTCCGTCGAACACACGGACGTCGCCGAAATTACGGGCGCGAACTACGCCGACGGCATCGAACTCACCGCCGATCCGACCGTCAGCGACGACGGTTCGACGATCGAATTCCGGTTCGCGGATATCGGAAACGGGATCGAATCCGGCGAGCGAAACGTCACGCTGGCGTCGATCGAACTCGAGGGCGTCGGCGCGGGGACGACCGACATCACGCTCGAGGTCCACACGATGGACGACGATTCGGGGATGCCCATCGATCCCCAGCCCCGACCCGGCGTCGTCGTCACCGGGCCGCCGTCGCTCGGCGGCGGACCCGGCGGCCGTCCGCCAACTGACCCCAACGGCGACGGGACGTTCGAGGACGTCAACGGAAACGGCCGACTCGACTACGACGACGTCGTCGTCTTATTCGAGAACATCGAAGGCGATTCCGTCCGGCTGAACGACGAAGCGTTCGACTTCAACGAGAACGGCCGCATCGATTACAACGACATCGTCGCGCTCGCCGGCGAACTGTGA